One part of the Balneolaceae bacterium genome encodes these proteins:
- a CDS encoding sulfatase-like hydrolase/transferase, translating to MNKFIVLQFINGLLLLFKRISTYITVLILGIILTVDLVDAQYNQSPPNVIILFTDDHGTLDVNSYGSNDLHTPNMDALADRGVKFTQFYAAAAVCTPSRVGLLTGRYPLRVGLTGNAESHPTMFGDGNSLPQEEVTIAEMLQEAGYKTAQIGKWHLGTSPGPNGQGFDYSFGFLGGVVDQWSHFNYGQAPWGKPPRWHDLHRNGEEIWEAGTHIGDLIVRESIDIMEAEHDQPFFLYLAFGLPHYPLHPYDHYMEHYKDLEEPRRSYAASVSTTDEQIGRIVEKVDELGIRDNTLIIFQSDHGHSTEARAGYGGGNAGDYRGAKFSFFEGGIRVPAIASMPGTLPEGVVRDQIAHGTDWLPTIAEITGADLPRVKLDGENLLPVLLSDESESPHDVLYWSEGMSENDQWAVRKGPWKLIGNPRDTSDKGELTESDKLFLSNLEKDKTEMVNFAEQYPDIVKELTNLNQQLIEEIVNE from the coding sequence TTGAATAAATTCATTGTACTTCAATTCATAAACGGCTTACTCCTTCTGTTTAAAAGAATCTCTACTTATATAACGGTACTCATCCTTGGAATAATTCTGACAGTTGATCTTGTTGATGCGCAGTATAATCAATCACCACCAAATGTGATCATTCTGTTTACGGACGATCATGGCACGCTGGATGTCAACTCTTACGGTTCGAATGATCTGCATACACCAAACATGGATGCCCTTGCCGATCGGGGTGTTAAATTTACTCAGTTTTATGCCGCGGCAGCCGTTTGTACACCATCCCGGGTTGGGTTGTTAACAGGCCGCTATCCACTGCGTGTGGGTCTGACGGGAAATGCTGAATCACATCCCACCATGTTTGGAGATGGAAACAGCCTGCCACAGGAAGAGGTGACCATTGCTGAGATGCTTCAGGAGGCCGGCTACAAAACAGCACAAATCGGAAAGTGGCACTTGGGGACATCACCCGGCCCAAACGGACAGGGGTTTGATTACAGTTTTGGATTTTTAGGGGGAGTCGTCGATCAATGGTCGCACTTCAACTATGGCCAGGCTCCATGGGGAAAGCCCCCGAGATGGCATGACCTGCACCGAAATGGAGAGGAAATATGGGAAGCAGGCACCCACATTGGTGATTTAATCGTACGGGAATCGATTGATATTATGGAGGCCGAACACGATCAGCCTTTCTTTTTATATCTGGCTTTTGGGTTGCCTCACTATCCATTGCATCCCTACGATCACTATATGGAACACTACAAAGATTTGGAAGAACCGAGACGATCCTATGCTGCCTCCGTATCTACAACCGATGAACAGATCGGCCGCATTGTCGAAAAAGTGGATGAGTTGGGTATCCGAGACAATACATTGATTATTTTCCAGTCAGACCATGGACATTCAACCGAAGCACGGGCAGGCTACGGCGGCGGCAATGCCGGGGATTACCGGGGCGCAAAATTCAGTTTTTTTGAAGGGGGTATTCGCGTTCCCGCTATTGCTTCGATGCCGGGAACACTACCTGAAGGTGTTGTGCGGGATCAAATAGCCCATGGTACAGACTGGCTGCCAACAATTGCAGAGATCACGGGAGCAGATCTCCCAAGGGTGAAACTGGATGGGGAAAACTTATTGCCGGTTCTGTTATCCGATGAATCTGAATCCCCGCATGATGTTCTGTACTGGTCTGAAGGAATGAGCGAAAATGATCAATGGGCTGTACGAAAAGGCCCCTGGAAATTAATTGGTAATCCGAGAGATACAAGTGATAAAGGAGAGTTGACAGAAAGCGACAAGTTGTTTCTGTCCAATCTGGAAAAAGATAAAACAGAGATGGTCAATTTTGCTGAACAATATCCGGATATCGTAAAAGAGCTGACAAATCTTAACCAACAATTAATTGAAGAGATCGTGAATGAATAG
- a CDS encoding Gfo/Idh/MocA family oxidoreductase: MTQFTRRQFIKTSGSALAGASIAPLAGLKNLTVAPSDTVNVALIGCRSMGFGDLTNALNVEGVNCIGLCDVDQNVLEDRASDVEEMTGSAPQLYGDYRELLENPDLDAVIIGTPDHWHCLQTVHALEAGKHVYVEKPLANSIAEINVMKKAANYYGHVVQVGQQQRSGAHWQHVVDLVQSGHLGKIRQVDLWGNFGYGVGANPVEDSPVPDGVDYDMWLGPAPDRPFQPKPISRFMEIFLAVWRRRSDRLGCSPPGYCTLGDGS; this comes from the coding sequence ATGACCCAATTCACAAGACGTCAATTCATAAAAACATCCGGAAGTGCTCTTGCAGGGGCGAGTATTGCTCCGTTAGCAGGACTGAAAAATCTAACTGTAGCTCCATCTGATACGGTGAACGTGGCCCTGATCGGCTGCCGATCAATGGGTTTTGGTGACCTGACCAATGCTCTGAATGTTGAAGGTGTAAATTGCATCGGCTTGTGTGATGTGGATCAAAATGTTTTGGAGGATCGGGCTTCTGATGTCGAGGAGATGACCGGATCGGCTCCGCAACTATACGGTGACTACCGTGAACTTCTTGAGAATCCTGATCTGGATGCTGTCATTATCGGCACACCCGATCACTGGCATTGCCTGCAAACGGTTCATGCGCTGGAGGCCGGCAAGCATGTGTATGTTGAAAAACCACTGGCCAACTCCATCGCGGAAATTAATGTAATGAAGAAAGCTGCGAACTATTATGGACACGTTGTCCAGGTGGGACAGCAGCAGAGAAGCGGCGCCCACTGGCAGCACGTGGTTGATCTTGTTCAATCCGGGCATCTTGGAAAAATTCGGCAGGTAGATCTCTGGGGAAATTTTGGATATGGAGTCGGAGCGAATCCGGTTGAAGACAGCCCTGTTCCGGATGGTGTGGATTACGATATGTGGTTGGGTCCCGCACCGGATCGTCCCTTTCAACCAAAACCGATATCACGGTTCATGGAGATTTTTCTGGCCGTATGGAGGCGGCGTTCAGACAGACTGGGGTGTTCACCTCCTGGATATTGCACTTTGGGCGATGGAAGTTGA
- a CDS encoding DUF1080 domain-containing protein produces the protein MNTILNPTLTSLITLLLFFGFLTVSCAQDQQEMEPADTEFYEPEVEKVEAGDDIFIDAPSDAIILFDGTDTDHWQSMNGGGDVGWEIEDDGALTVVPGTGGIETKESFGDVQLYIEWRSPMNMEHKGQDRGNSGIFLQSRYELQVLDAWNNPTYINGMAGSIYKQTSPLVNPAKKPGEWESYNISYKAPRFNNDGSLKEPARITVIWNGVVVQNNTEIYGHTPYIGYPEYEAHGKAPIQLQDHNSKVSYRNIWIRPLDNEQFSIKDHME, from the coding sequence ATGAATACCATACTAAATCCCACGCTTACCTCTCTTATCACTTTACTTCTTTTTTTTGGATTTTTAACTGTATCCTGCGCTCAAGATCAACAGGAGATGGAACCCGCAGACACGGAATTTTATGAACCCGAAGTAGAAAAAGTTGAAGCGGGAGATGACATTTTTATCGACGCACCTTCAGATGCAATCATTCTATTTGACGGCACTGATACCGATCATTGGCAATCAATGAATGGTGGTGGAGACGTAGGGTGGGAAATAGAAGATGATGGAGCTTTGACAGTTGTTCCCGGAACAGGTGGTATTGAAACCAAAGAGTCATTTGGCGATGTACAACTCTATATAGAATGGCGGTCTCCCATGAATATGGAGCATAAAGGACAGGATCGCGGAAACAGTGGAATTTTTCTGCAGAGCCGCTATGAGCTGCAGGTACTGGATGCCTGGAATAATCCCACCTACATTAACGGGATGGCCGGGAGTATCTACAAACAAACCTCTCCGCTGGTAAATCCAGCCAAAAAACCGGGTGAATGGGAATCGTATAACATCTCCTACAAAGCTCCCCGGTTTAATAATGACGGATCACTAAAAGAGCCGGCGCGAATTACGGTGATCTGGAATGGAGTGGTTGTGCAAAATAACACGGAAATTTACGGTCATACACCATATATAGGTTATCCGGAATATGAAGCTCACGGAAAAGCACCGATTCAGTTGCAAGATCACAATTCAAAAGTAAGCTATCGAAATATCTGGATTCGTCCGCTTGATAACGAGCAGTTCAGCATTAAGGATCATATGGAGTAA
- a CDS encoding sulfatase produces the protein MKRLSSLAFLLSFLMICSSLSFAQQTQKNIVFILADDHRYDYMGFHPDGPDFLETPAMDRMAEEGAHLANAFVSTSLCSPSRASILTGQYPFRHSVVDNHNIMPEGTPMIGEALQRAGYQTGYFGKWHIGADHDNPKPGFDRWVSFRGQGVYYNPTLNIDGERDDYEGYITDILTDYTINWLDEVDRDKPFFAYLSHKAVHAEFEPSQRHEGEYADAYIPKPQSMKNIESNYEGKPDWVREQRYSWHGVDYMYHNRDDHPQDLDEIITRYSESLLAVDESVARVMEYLEEQGLAEETLVIYMGDNGFMLGEHGLIDKRQAYEESMRVPLLAWAPGFIEPGTVIEENIMNIDMTPTFLDIAGGSMPDGHTVDGQSFLPLLAGETVNDWRSTFVYQYFWEHSFPHTPTTYAIRGDRYKYIYYHGVWDKNEFYDLETDPNEMHNLINAPEHQEKIQAMREQMFNIFEENGANDVKFRRPSPFQADEKLIHED, from the coding sequence ATGAAACGTCTTTCATCTCTCGCATTTCTCCTCTCTTTTTTGATGATATGTAGTTCTCTTAGTTTTGCTCAACAAACACAAAAAAATATTGTTTTTATCCTGGCCGATGATCACCGGTATGATTACATGGGCTTTCATCCCGATGGACCCGATTTTCTTGAAACACCTGCAATGGATCGAATGGCTGAAGAGGGTGCACATCTTGCCAACGCTTTTGTGAGTACATCACTTTGTTCGCCGAGCCGGGCTTCTATTCTTACAGGTCAGTATCCGTTTCGTCACAGCGTAGTGGACAATCACAATATTATGCCGGAAGGGACTCCCATGATTGGTGAGGCACTTCAGCGGGCCGGTTATCAGACGGGATATTTTGGAAAATGGCATATTGGTGCTGATCATGACAATCCCAAACCAGGTTTTGACCGATGGGTGAGCTTTCGTGGACAGGGGGTCTATTATAATCCCACGTTGAATATCGATGGAGAACGAGATGATTATGAGGGATATATCACAGATATTTTGACTGACTATACGATCAACTGGTTGGATGAGGTTGACCGTGACAAACCGTTTTTTGCCTATCTGTCTCACAAAGCGGTCCATGCCGAATTTGAACCTTCTCAGCGACATGAAGGGGAGTACGCCGATGCATATATCCCGAAGCCTCAGTCGATGAAAAATATTGAAAGCAACTACGAAGGCAAGCCCGACTGGGTTCGCGAACAGCGTTATAGCTGGCACGGTGTGGATTATATGTATCACAACAGGGACGATCATCCCCAGGATCTGGACGAAATTATTACCCGTTACAGCGAATCTCTTCTGGCTGTAGATGAAAGTGTTGCGCGTGTTATGGAGTACCTGGAAGAGCAGGGGCTGGCTGAAGAGACTTTGGTCATCTACATGGGAGACAACGGATTTATGCTCGGTGAACATGGTCTGATTGATAAGCGTCAGGCGTATGAAGAATCAATGCGAGTTCCACTATTGGCATGGGCACCTGGATTTATTGAACCGGGAACTGTAATTGAGGAGAATATCATGAATATTGATATGACCCCAACGTTTCTCGACATAGCTGGAGGGTCGATGCCTGACGGTCATACAGTTGACGGTCAATCATTTCTGCCATTATTAGCCGGTGAGACTGTCAATGACTGGCGCTCAACATTTGTTTACCAATATTTTTGGGAGCACTCATTTCCGCACACACCTACAACGTATGCAATTCGTGGTGACCGCTACAAGTACATCTACTATCACGGAGTGTGGGATAAAAATGAATTCTATGATCTTGAGACCGATCCCAATGAAATGCATAACCTGATTAATGCCCCCGAACACCAGGAGAAAATTCAAGCGATGAGGGAACAGATGTTCAATATTTTTGAAGAAAACGGTGCAAATGACGTGAAATTCAGACGTCCATCTCCATTTCAAGCCGATGAGAAGCTCATTCACGAAGATTAA
- a CDS encoding DoxX family protein: MFKKLNSPRLNEIISPDVAIMLLRIGAACLVMTHGIPKLLRILEGNFGFGDPLGIGPAVSLFLVTFAEAICAFFVLIGLWTRVALIPLVINFIVVVFVAHADDPFGDKEKGALFLTMFIVLFLTGAGKYSFDGKFNRRPGRY; encoded by the coding sequence ATGTTCAAAAAACTGAACTCACCCCGTTTGAATGAAATTATAAGTCCCGATGTAGCCATAATGCTTCTGAGGATCGGAGCTGCATGCTTGGTTATGACCCATGGAATTCCAAAACTGTTGAGAATTTTAGAGGGAAATTTTGGATTTGGTGATCCGCTTGGGATAGGACCTGCCGTTTCACTGTTTCTGGTAACATTTGCTGAAGCTATTTGTGCTTTCTTTGTACTTATCGGATTATGGACAAGAGTGGCACTTATTCCCCTGGTTATTAATTTTATCGTTGTGGTTTTCGTGGCTCATGCCGATGACCCCTTTGGAGATAAAGAGAAAGGGGCACTGTTTTTAACAATGTTTATTGTTCTGTTTTTAACAGGAGCAGGTAAATATTCATTTGACGGTAAATTCAATAGAAGACCAGGGCGTTACTAA
- the greA gene encoding transcription elongation factor GreA, whose amino-acid sequence MKKNYLSKEGYEKLDKELRDLKTRGRKEIAEEIAEARAKGDLSENAEYDAAKEAQGHLETKIAKLENTLATSKIIEKDDIDTSKAYLLSTITIHNKKTDKEMKYTLVSKDEADFKQGKISVDSPIGQAILGTEIGDEVTVDVPAGKLELEIKNIER is encoded by the coding sequence ATGAAAAAAAATTATCTATCTAAAGAAGGGTACGAGAAGTTAGATAAGGAATTAAGAGATTTAAAAACACGAGGAAGAAAAGAGATTGCCGAGGAAATTGCGGAAGCTCGGGCAAAAGGTGATCTGAGTGAAAATGCGGAATATGATGCTGCTAAAGAAGCTCAGGGACATCTGGAAACGAAGATTGCAAAGCTCGAAAATACTCTTGCAACATCAAAGATCATCGAAAAAGATGATATCGATACATCTAAGGCATATCTCTTGTCTACTATTACTATTCACAATAAAAAGACTGACAAGGAGATGAAGTATACCTTGGTTTCAAAAGATGAAGCTGATTTCAAACAGGGTAAAATTTCCGTGGACTCACCGATTGGCCAGGCCATACTGGGTACAGAAATCGGGGATGAAGTAACCGTAGATGTCCCCGCTGGAAAGTTAGAACTGGAAATAAAAAATATTGAGCGTTAA
- a CDS encoding UDP-glucose/GDP-mannose dehydrogenase family protein: MKIGVIGTGYVGLVSGTCFADSGNDVICVDIDEKKVEQMQNGEVPIYEPGLNRVFDRAIREKRLHFTTNLEDTFKESEIIFLCLPTPPGANGQADLSFVLDVADELGDLFNKYPDYRVIVNKSTVPVGTADKVSERIASRTEAEFDVVSNPEFLREGAAVEDFMKPERVVVGTQSEKAANIMTALYEPFVRSGNPIIIMDERSSELTKYAANAMLATKITFMNEIANVCEKVGANVDNVRRGIGTDTRIGKRFLFAGIGYGGSCFPKDVQAIHHTAGEYGYEFKILDSVMKVNESQKVSIVDKMKLYYNGDLEGKTVGIWGLSFKPETDDIREAPSLYITEQLAKMGVSMKAYDPEAIETFKEASSEETLSRMQFMEDRDSVIDGVDALIICTEWNEFRRPEMDRFAKVMNEPIIFDGRNLYDLERAKEAGLTYISVGRPSVNL, from the coding sequence ATGAAAATTGGAGTGATTGGTACCGGTTATGTTGGCCTGGTAAGCGGCACATGTTTTGCAGATAGCGGCAACGATGTAATCTGTGTTGATATAGATGAAAAGAAAGTTGAGCAGATGCAAAACGGTGAGGTACCGATCTATGAACCGGGTCTTAACCGCGTATTCGATCGGGCTATTCGGGAAAAAAGGCTCCATTTTACAACCAACCTGGAAGACACTTTCAAAGAATCAGAAATTATTTTTCTATGCCTGCCTACTCCTCCGGGTGCAAACGGGCAGGCTGATTTAAGTTTTGTATTGGATGTAGCCGACGAACTGGGAGATCTTTTCAACAAATACCCAGACTACAGAGTGATTGTTAACAAGAGCACCGTACCGGTTGGAACGGCTGATAAAGTAAGCGAAAGAATTGCATCCAGGACAGAGGCCGAATTTGATGTTGTATCCAATCCCGAATTTCTCCGTGAAGGTGCCGCAGTGGAAGATTTTATGAAGCCCGAACGGGTTGTTGTGGGTACCCAAAGTGAGAAAGCTGCCAACATAATGACAGCTCTCTATGAGCCATTTGTTCGCAGCGGCAATCCCATTATCATTATGGATGAGCGCAGCTCTGAATTGACTAAATACGCTGCCAATGCCATGCTCGCCACAAAAATCACCTTCATGAACGAAATTGCCAATGTTTGTGAAAAAGTGGGTGCCAACGTTGATAATGTTCGGCGCGGCATCGGTACGGATACCCGAATTGGTAAACGGTTTCTCTTTGCCGGAATTGGCTATGGGGGCAGCTGTTTTCCTAAAGATGTTCAGGCAATCCATCACACAGCCGGCGAATATGGGTATGAGTTCAAGATTCTGGATTCGGTGATGAAGGTGAACGAATCCCAAAAAGTTTCCATCGTTGACAAAATGAAATTGTATTACAACGGAGATTTAGAAGGGAAAACAGTGGGAATTTGGGGGCTGTCATTCAAACCGGAAACCGATGATATTCGTGAGGCACCTTCCTTGTACATTACAGAACAATTGGCAAAGATGGGCGTTTCTATGAAAGCGTACGACCCTGAAGCGATTGAAACATTTAAAGAAGCTTCTTCAGAAGAAACACTCTCCAGGATGCAATTCATGGAAGATCGCGACAGCGTGATTGATGGAGTGGATGCGCTGATTATCTGTACGGAATGGAACGAGTTCAGACGACCGGAAATGGATCGTTTTGCCAAGGTAATGAACGAACCGATTATTTTTGACGGACGAAATCTCTATGATCTTGAGAGAGCAAAAGAAGCTGGATTAACCTATATAAGTGTGGGAAGACCCAGTGTAAATCTATAG
- a CDS encoding UDP-glucuronic acid decarboxylase family protein, with translation MDKRILITGGAGFLGSHLCDRYHSEGWDVICMDNLITGSEKNIAHLIGQERFQFINYDVTNYLYVDGPLDLILHFASPASPIDYLEMPIQTLKVGSLGTHKALGLARAKDAKLLLASTSEVYGDPLEHPQKETYWGHVNPTGLRGVYDEAKRFAEAMTMAYHRYHDIDTRIVRIFNTYGSRMRLKDGRALPTFFRQALRGKPLTVFGDGSQTRSFTYVDDLIEGIVRLAESDEVEPVNIGNPEEVSILDFAKEIIEVTGSNSEIEFRELPKDDPQVRQPDISKAKQVLGWEPKIGRREGLEKTMVYFKEQVLKND, from the coding sequence GTGGATAAAAGAATACTAATAACCGGCGGAGCAGGATTTCTGGGATCTCATCTTTGTGATCGATATCACAGTGAGGGTTGGGATGTGATCTGTATGGATAATCTGATCACGGGCTCAGAAAAAAACATTGCGCATCTTATAGGACAGGAGAGGTTTCAGTTTATTAATTACGATGTTACAAACTATCTGTATGTGGATGGGCCGTTAGATCTGATTCTGCATTTTGCTTCTCCGGCATCTCCTATTGATTATCTCGAGATGCCCATTCAGACACTGAAGGTGGGCTCACTTGGAACACATAAGGCACTGGGGCTTGCACGTGCTAAAGATGCCAAACTTCTTCTTGCTTCAACGAGCGAGGTGTATGGAGATCCGCTTGAACATCCTCAAAAAGAAACGTACTGGGGGCACGTCAATCCCACGGGCTTACGGGGTGTTTATGACGAGGCAAAACGATTTGCCGAAGCGATGACAATGGCTTATCACCGTTACCATGATATTGACACACGAATTGTTCGGATTTTTAATACCTACGGTTCAAGAATGCGTCTGAAAGATGGACGTGCTCTGCCAACGTTTTTCCGGCAGGCATTGCGAGGGAAGCCACTCACGGTTTTTGGGGATGGAAGCCAAACCCGCTCCTTCACCTACGTGGATGATCTGATTGAAGGAATTGTTCGATTGGCAGAAAGCGACGAAGTGGAACCCGTAAATATTGGGAATCCTGAAGAGGTGTCAATCCTGGATTTTGCGAAGGAGATTATCGAAGTAACAGGAAGCAATAGTGAGATTGAATTCCGGGAACTTCCAAAGGATGATCCACAGGTACGGCAGCCGGATATTTCCAAAGCAAAGCAAGTGTTGGGATGGGAGCCAAAAATAGGTCGGCGTGAAGGCCTGGAAAAAACAATGGTATACTTTAAGGAACAGGTTTTGAAGAATGATTAA
- a CDS encoding NUDIX pyrophosphatase codes for MIKKKLIDLYPYRFNKESLEFLLLKRAEGEKYDGQWRMIGGKVEEGEAHWEAALRELNEETGLKPATFWTIPSLNHFYEWNTDEILLIPAFAAEIDPSDSITLNKEHSTAKWFDIREATELIIWPEQQRLLKLLNNIVTSNQILDDWLVSQN; via the coding sequence ATGATTAAAAAAAAACTGATCGATCTCTATCCATATCGATTCAATAAAGAGAGCCTGGAGTTTCTGTTGTTAAAACGGGCCGAGGGAGAAAAATATGATGGTCAGTGGCGGATGATCGGGGGGAAAGTAGAAGAGGGCGAAGCTCACTGGGAAGCGGCACTCCGGGAACTCAACGAAGAAACCGGGTTGAAGCCCGCAACATTTTGGACAATTCCCAGCCTCAATCATTTTTATGAGTGGAATACGGACGAAATTTTATTGATTCCTGCGTTTGCTGCAGAAATAGATCCTTCTGATTCAATAACTCTTAACAAGGAACATAGCACAGCAAAGTGGTTTGATATCAGGGAAGCTACGGAACTGATCATTTGGCCGGAACAACAACGTTTGCTAAAACTGTTGAATAACATTGTAACCTCCAATCAAATTCTTGACGATTGGCTCGTATCACAAAACTGA
- a CDS encoding SH3 domain-containing protein, whose product MKRSFLFLICLFLTSACSSSRWVVTDQHSINTETEPVILNEEHILLLEDGPTVEDPVMSFGTYSVVEKQYEERVLVERTVQKYKPRWQFMLLGMTGAAFAMTAGNTNLILSSVSVGQQVAFNVAAAVLGGLSFTNMEPTGDPIYTGETRLQRRSGTEILSDTTQTNTFAEGMNISLDILYKEEVVFSESDIVIEEGSFDINLVSFLEYINSEVDAESSLEIELAYNGFESSYSIPVTDFLAPFVTITEPVAVIRNAPSVNELNVVTEIGNGSSLELIGEYSDQWYRVRFGGSEVFVSRSAGVIEWMSETGSGSPNVFEFAEVPFGEVDVENSVPVLKQNNPNDRAIILTNGFSEETEPRQYLGRDHDLFRFYMRYALQMDEDQISEIDIDSTENGMDQFSNISEMDSTGTLFVYLSGSAFIDELNNLYLNPEKFEDGESEPEYDIFNSFERINPSSVVLFADLEFITNGSTNGLNGSRDYQAALQNFSDNLLRRIPNSAVIFSHRPGQESSLFIGGDTQNKRHHIFSYYLAEALKQRNTQLSEIVRHLENNVDYTSRRLHDRPQEIQVFGNLTIDIAE is encoded by the coding sequence ATGAAACGCTCTTTTCTTTTTTTAATCTGCTTGTTTCTTACAAGTGCCTGTTCATCGAGCCGGTGGGTGGTTACAGATCAGCATTCCATCAATACAGAAACAGAGCCCGTAATTCTGAATGAAGAGCATATCCTGCTTCTCGAGGATGGGCCTACTGTGGAAGATCCGGTAATGAGTTTTGGTACCTATTCCGTTGTAGAAAAACAGTACGAAGAGAGAGTATTGGTGGAACGAACTGTTCAGAAATATAAGCCCAGGTGGCAATTTATGCTGCTGGGTATGACAGGTGCTGCATTTGCAATGACGGCAGGAAATACCAACCTGATCCTTTCTTCCGTATCCGTGGGACAGCAGGTGGCTTTTAATGTGGCAGCAGCGGTGTTGGGTGGTTTGTCTTTCACAAATATGGAGCCGACCGGAGATCCCATTTACACCGGAGAAACGCGATTGCAGCGCAGAAGCGGAACGGAAATATTGAGCGATACAACACAGACGAATACGTTTGCCGAAGGAATGAACATCAGCCTCGATATTTTGTACAAGGAGGAAGTTGTCTTTTCCGAATCGGATATTGTGATCGAAGAGGGTAGCTTTGATATCAACCTGGTATCTTTTCTTGAATATATTAACAGCGAAGTTGATGCCGAGTCCTCACTTGAAATAGAGCTTGCCTACAACGGCTTTGAATCTTCTTACAGCATTCCTGTTACGGATTTCCTTGCCCCTTTTGTGACGATCACTGAGCCTGTGGCCGTCATCCGAAATGCACCTTCTGTGAATGAGTTAAACGTTGTAACCGAAATTGGAAACGGTAGTTCGCTCGAACTGATTGGCGAATATTCCGATCAATGGTATCGTGTGAGATTTGGCGGCTCAGAAGTATTTGTGTCCAGAAGTGCCGGAGTGATTGAATGGATGTCGGAAACTGGTTCGGGATCGCCCAATGTATTTGAATTTGCAGAAGTACCTTTTGGTGAAGTGGATGTTGAAAATTCAGTTCCGGTTTTGAAGCAAAATAATCCAAATGATCGTGCCATTATCCTCACAAATGGATTTTCTGAAGAAACTGAACCACGCCAGTATTTGGGACGAGATCACGATCTGTTTCGGTTTTATATGAGGTATGCACTTCAAATGGACGAAGATCAAATTTCTGAAATAGATATAGATTCTACCGAAAACGGGATGGATCAGTTTTCAAATATATCAGAAATGGATTCTACAGGAACCTTATTTGTCTATCTCTCGGGCTCGGCTTTTATCGATGAATTAAATAACCTGTACCTTAACCCTGAAAAATTTGAGGATGGTGAATCTGAACCCGAATACGATATATTCAACTCTTTCGAGAGAATAAATCCGTCATCAGTTGTATTGTTTGCCGATCTTGAATTTATTACAAATGGATCAACGAATGGGCTGAATGGCTCCAGAGATTATCAGGCAGCACTTCAAAATTTTTCAGATAATCTGTTGAGGAGGATTCCGAATAGTGCAGTTATATTTAGCCACCGCCCGGGTCAAGAATCCTCTCTTTTTATCGGTGGGGATACGCAGAACAAGCGTCATCATATATTTAGTTACTATTTAGCTGAAGCACTCAAACAAAGAAATACGCAACTTTCTGAAATTGTACGCCATCTGGAAAATAATGTAGATTATACCTCAAGACGACTCCACGACCGTCCCCAGGAGATCCAGGTATTTGGCAACCTAACAATAGATATCGCCGAGTAA